From a region of the Hippopotamus amphibius kiboko isolate mHipAmp2 chromosome 3, mHipAmp2.hap2, whole genome shotgun sequence genome:
- the SF1 gene encoding splicing factor 1 isoform X2 gives MATGANATPLGKLGPPGLPPLPGPKGGFEPGPSPAPGPGAGLLVSRPPPPPVGSVGALTAAFPFAALPPPPPPPPPPPPPPQQPPPPSPGSSYPPPPPPPPPPLYQRVSPPQPPPPQPPRQDQQPGPAGGGGDFPSKKRKRSRWNQDTMEQKTVIPGMPTVIPPGLTREQERAYIVQLQIEDLTRKLRTGDLGIPPNPEDRSPSPEPIYNSEGKRLNTREFRTRKKLEEERHNLITEMVALNPDFKPPADYKPPATRVSDKVMIPQDEYPEINFVGLLIGPRGNTLKNIEKECNAKIMIRGKGSVKEGKVGRKDGQMLPGEDEPLHALVTANTMENVKKAVEQIRNILKQGIETPEDQNDLRKMQLRELARLNGTLREDDNRILRPWQSSETRSITNTTVCTKCGGAGHIASDCKFQRPGDPQSAQDKARMDKEYLSLMAELGEAPVPASVGSTSGPATTPLASAPRPAAPANNPPPPSLMSTTQSRPPWMNSGPSESRPYHGMHGGGPGGPGGGPHSFPHPLPSLTGGHGGHPMQHNPNGPPPPWMQPPPPPMNQGPHPPGHHGPPPMDQYLGSTPVGSGVYRLHQGKGMMPPPPMGMMPPPPPPPSGQPPPPSGPLPPWQQQQQQPPPPPPPSSSMASSTPLPWQQNTTTTTTSAGTGSIPPWQQQQAAAAASPGAPQMQGNPTMVPLPPGVQPPLPPGAPPPPPPPPPGSGMMIPPRGGDGPSHESEDFPRPLVTLPGRQPQQRPWWTGWFGKAA, from the exons ATGGCGACCGGAGCTAACGCCACGCCGCTGGGTAAGCTGGGCCCCCccggcctccctcccctccccggccccaAAGGGGGCTTCGAGCCGGGGCCATCGCCTGCCCCCGGCCCTGGGGCGGGGCTGCTGGTGTCcaggccgccgcccccgcccgtgGGCTCGGTGGGGGCCCTGACCGCGGCCTTCCCCTTCGCggcgctgccgccgccgccgccgcccccgccgccgccccccccacctccccagcagccgccgccgccctcCCCGGGCTCCTCGtatccgccgccgccgccgccccctccgCCGCCGCTCTACCAGCGCGTGTCGCCACCGCAGCCGCCGCCACCCCAGCCGCCGCGTCAGGACCAGCAGCCGGGCCCGGCCGGCGGCGGAGGAG ATTTCCCCAGCAAGAAGCGGAAGAGGAGCCGCTGGAACCAAGACACAATGGAACAGAAGACTGTGATTCCGGGAATGCCTACAGTTATCCCCCCTGGACTTACTCGGGAACAAGAAAGAGCTTATATAG TGCAACTGCAGATAGAAGACCTGACTCGTAAACTGCGCACAGGAGACCTGGGCATCCCCCCTAACCCTGAGGACAG GTCCCCTTCCCCTGAGCCCATCTACAATAGCGAGGGGAAGCGGCTGAACACTCGCGAGTTCCGTACGCGCAAAAAGCTTGAAGAGGAGCGGCATAACCTCATCACGGAAATGGTTGCCCTCAACCCTGATTTCAAGCCACCTGCAGATTACAA acctCCAGCGACGCGTGTGAGCGATAAAGTAATGATTCCACAAGATGAGTATCCAGAAATCAACTTTGTGGGGCTGCTAATTGGGCCCAG AGGGAACACCTTGAAGAACATAGAGAAGGAGTGCAATGCCAAAATCATGATCCGGGGGAAAGGCTCTGTGAAAGAAGGGAAAGTCGGGCGCAAAGATGGCCAGATGCTTCCAGGAGAAGATGAGCCCCTTCATGCCCTGGTTACTGCCAATACCATGGAGAATGTGAAGAAAGCAGTGGAACAG ATAAGAAACATTCTGAAGCAGGGTATTGAGACCCCTGAGGACCAGAATGATCTACGGAAGATGCAGCTTCGAGAGTTGGCTCGCTTGAATGGGACCCTTCGGGAAGATGATAACAG GATCTTAAGACCCTGGCAGAGCTCGGAGACCCGCAGCATTACCAATACAACAGTGTGTACCAAGTGTGGAGGGGCTGGCCACATTGCTTCCGATTGCAAATTCCAAAG GCCTGGTGACCCCCAGTCAGCTCAGGATAAAGCACGGATGGATAAAGAATACTTGTCCCTCATGGCTGAACTGGGGGAGGCACCTGTGCCCGCATCTGTGGGCTCCACCTCTGGGCCTGCCACCACACCCCTGGCCAGTGCGCCTAGGCCTGCTGCTCCCGCCAACAACCCACCTCCACCG TCTCTTATGTCCACTACCCAGAGCCGCCCGCCCTGGATGAATTCTGGCCCGTCAGAGAGTCGGCCCTACCATGGCATGCACGGAGGTGGTCCTGGTGGGCCCGGAGGTGGCCCCCACAGCTTCCCACACCCGTTACCCAGCCTGACAGGTGGGCACGGTGGACATCCCATGCAGCACAACCCCAATGGACCCCCACCCCCTTGGATGCAGCCGCCGCCACCACCAATGAACCAGGGCCCCCACCCACCTGGGCACCATGGCCCTCCTCCAATGG ATCAGTACCTGGGAAGTACGCCTGTGGGCTCTGGGGTCTATCGCCTGCATCAAGGAAAAG GCATGATGCCGCCGCCGCCTATGGGCATgatgccgccgccgccgccgccgcccagtGGGCAGCCGCCCCCGCCCTCTGGCCCTCTGCCCccgtggcagcagcagcagcagcagcctccgCCGCCCCCTCCACCCAGCAGCAGTATGGCTTCCAGTACCCCCTTGCCATGGCAGCAAA ATACGACGACTACCACCACGAGCGCTGGCACAGGGTCCATCCCGCCATGGCAACAGCAGCAGGCGGCTGCCGCAGCTTCTCCAGGAGCCCCTCAGATGCAAGGCAACCCCACTATggtgcccctgcccccaggggtCCAGCCGCCTCtgccgcccggggcccctccccctccgccgcctccgccgcctggTTCCGGCATGAT GATCCCTCCCCGCGGCGGCGATGGCCCGAGCCATGAGAGTGAGGACTTTCCGCGCCCATTGGTGACCCTTCCAGGCAGACAGCCTCAGCAGCGCCCCTGGTGGACAGGATGGTTCGGCAAAGCAGCCTGA
- the SF1 gene encoding splicing factor 1 isoform X10, whose protein sequence is MATGANATPLDFPSKKRKRSRWNQDTMEQKTVIPGMPTVIPPGLTREQERAYIVQLQIEDLTRKLRTGDLGIPPNPEDRSPSPEPIYNSEGKRLNTREFRTRKKLEEERHNLITEMVALNPDFKPPADYKPPATRVSDKVMIPQDEYPEINFVGLLIGPRGNTLKNIEKECNAKIMIRGKGSVKEGKVGRKDGQMLPGEDEPLHALVTANTMENVKKAVEQIRNILKQGIETPEDQNDLRKMQLRELARLNGTLREDDNRILRPWQSSETRSITNTTVCTKCGGAGHIASDCKFQRPGDPQSAQDKARMDKEYLSLMAELGEAPVPASVGSTSGPATTPLASAPRPAAPANNPPPPSLMSTTQSRPPWMNSGPSESRPYHGMHGGGPGGPGGGPHSFPHPLPSLTGGHGGHPMQHNPNGPPPPWMQPPPPPMNQGPHPPGHHGPPPMGKSVPGKYACGLWGLSPASRKRHDAAAAYGHDAAAAAAAQWAAAPALWPSAPVAAAAAAASAAPSTQQQYGFQYPLAMAAKIPPRGGDGPSHESEDFPRPLVTLPGRQPQQRPWWTGWFGKAA, encoded by the exons ATGGCGACCGGAGCTAACGCCACGCCGCTGG ATTTCCCCAGCAAGAAGCGGAAGAGGAGCCGCTGGAACCAAGACACAATGGAACAGAAGACTGTGATTCCGGGAATGCCTACAGTTATCCCCCCTGGACTTACTCGGGAACAAGAAAGAGCTTATATAG TGCAACTGCAGATAGAAGACCTGACTCGTAAACTGCGCACAGGAGACCTGGGCATCCCCCCTAACCCTGAGGACAG GTCCCCTTCCCCTGAGCCCATCTACAATAGCGAGGGGAAGCGGCTGAACACTCGCGAGTTCCGTACGCGCAAAAAGCTTGAAGAGGAGCGGCATAACCTCATCACGGAAATGGTTGCCCTCAACCCTGATTTCAAGCCACCTGCAGATTACAA acctCCAGCGACGCGTGTGAGCGATAAAGTAATGATTCCACAAGATGAGTATCCAGAAATCAACTTTGTGGGGCTGCTAATTGGGCCCAG AGGGAACACCTTGAAGAACATAGAGAAGGAGTGCAATGCCAAAATCATGATCCGGGGGAAAGGCTCTGTGAAAGAAGGGAAAGTCGGGCGCAAAGATGGCCAGATGCTTCCAGGAGAAGATGAGCCCCTTCATGCCCTGGTTACTGCCAATACCATGGAGAATGTGAAGAAAGCAGTGGAACAG ATAAGAAACATTCTGAAGCAGGGTATTGAGACCCCTGAGGACCAGAATGATCTACGGAAGATGCAGCTTCGAGAGTTGGCTCGCTTGAATGGGACCCTTCGGGAAGATGATAACAG GATCTTAAGACCCTGGCAGAGCTCGGAGACCCGCAGCATTACCAATACAACAGTGTGTACCAAGTGTGGAGGGGCTGGCCACATTGCTTCCGATTGCAAATTCCAAAG GCCTGGTGACCCCCAGTCAGCTCAGGATAAAGCACGGATGGATAAAGAATACTTGTCCCTCATGGCTGAACTGGGGGAGGCACCTGTGCCCGCATCTGTGGGCTCCACCTCTGGGCCTGCCACCACACCCCTGGCCAGTGCGCCTAGGCCTGCTGCTCCCGCCAACAACCCACCTCCACCG TCTCTTATGTCCACTACCCAGAGCCGCCCGCCCTGGATGAATTCTGGCCCGTCAGAGAGTCGGCCCTACCATGGCATGCACGGAGGTGGTCCTGGTGGGCCCGGAGGTGGCCCCCACAGCTTCCCACACCCGTTACCCAGCCTGACAGGTGGGCACGGTGGACATCCCATGCAGCACAACCCCAATGGACCCCCACCCCCTTGGATGCAGCCGCCGCCACCACCAATGAACCAGGGCCCCCACCCACCTGGGCACCATGGCCCTCCTCCAATGGGTAA ATCAGTACCTGGGAAGTACGCCTGTGGGCTCTGGGGTCTATCGCCTGCATCAAGGAAAAG GCATGATGCCGCCGCCGCCTATGGGCATgatgccgccgccgccgccgccgcccagtGGGCAGCCGCCCCCGCCCTCTGGCCCTCTGCCCccgtggcagcagcagcagcagcagcctccgCCGCCCCCTCCACCCAGCAGCAGTATGGCTTCCAGTACCCCCTTGCCATGGCAGCAAA GATCCCTCCCCGCGGCGGCGATGGCCCGAGCCATGAGAGTGAGGACTTTCCGCGCCCATTGGTGACCCTTCCAGGCAGACAGCCTCAGCAGCGCCCCTGGTGGACAGGATGGTTCGGCAAAGCAGCCTGA
- the SF1 gene encoding splicing factor 1 isoform X11: MATGANATPLDFPSKKRKRSRWNQDTMEQKTVIPGMPTVIPPGLTREQERAYIVQLQIEDLTRKLRTGDLGIPPNPEDRSPSPEPIYNSEGKRLNTREFRTRKKLEEERHNLITEMVALNPDFKPPADYKPPATRVSDKVMIPQDEYPEINFVGLLIGPRGNTLKNIEKECNAKIMIRGKGSVKEGKVGRKDGQMLPGEDEPLHALVTANTMENVKKAVEQIRNILKQGIETPEDQNDLRKMQLRELARLNGTLREDDNRILRPWQSSETRSITNTTVCTKCGGAGHIASDCKFQRPGDPQSAQDKARMDKEYLSLMAELGEAPVPASVGSTSGPATTPLASAPRPAAPANNPPPPSLMSTTQSRPPWMNSGPSESRPYHGMHGGGPGGPGGGPHSFPHPLPSLTGGHGGHPMQHNPNGPPPPWMQPPPPPMNQGPHPPGHHGPPPMVPGKYACGLWGLSPASRKRHDAAAAYGHDAAAAAAAQWAAAPALWPSAPVAAAAAAASAAPSTQQQYGFQYPLAMAAKIPPRGGDGPSHESEDFPRPLVTLPGRQPQQRPWWTGWFGKAA; this comes from the exons ATGGCGACCGGAGCTAACGCCACGCCGCTGG ATTTCCCCAGCAAGAAGCGGAAGAGGAGCCGCTGGAACCAAGACACAATGGAACAGAAGACTGTGATTCCGGGAATGCCTACAGTTATCCCCCCTGGACTTACTCGGGAACAAGAAAGAGCTTATATAG TGCAACTGCAGATAGAAGACCTGACTCGTAAACTGCGCACAGGAGACCTGGGCATCCCCCCTAACCCTGAGGACAG GTCCCCTTCCCCTGAGCCCATCTACAATAGCGAGGGGAAGCGGCTGAACACTCGCGAGTTCCGTACGCGCAAAAAGCTTGAAGAGGAGCGGCATAACCTCATCACGGAAATGGTTGCCCTCAACCCTGATTTCAAGCCACCTGCAGATTACAA acctCCAGCGACGCGTGTGAGCGATAAAGTAATGATTCCACAAGATGAGTATCCAGAAATCAACTTTGTGGGGCTGCTAATTGGGCCCAG AGGGAACACCTTGAAGAACATAGAGAAGGAGTGCAATGCCAAAATCATGATCCGGGGGAAAGGCTCTGTGAAAGAAGGGAAAGTCGGGCGCAAAGATGGCCAGATGCTTCCAGGAGAAGATGAGCCCCTTCATGCCCTGGTTACTGCCAATACCATGGAGAATGTGAAGAAAGCAGTGGAACAG ATAAGAAACATTCTGAAGCAGGGTATTGAGACCCCTGAGGACCAGAATGATCTACGGAAGATGCAGCTTCGAGAGTTGGCTCGCTTGAATGGGACCCTTCGGGAAGATGATAACAG GATCTTAAGACCCTGGCAGAGCTCGGAGACCCGCAGCATTACCAATACAACAGTGTGTACCAAGTGTGGAGGGGCTGGCCACATTGCTTCCGATTGCAAATTCCAAAG GCCTGGTGACCCCCAGTCAGCTCAGGATAAAGCACGGATGGATAAAGAATACTTGTCCCTCATGGCTGAACTGGGGGAGGCACCTGTGCCCGCATCTGTGGGCTCCACCTCTGGGCCTGCCACCACACCCCTGGCCAGTGCGCCTAGGCCTGCTGCTCCCGCCAACAACCCACCTCCACCG TCTCTTATGTCCACTACCCAGAGCCGCCCGCCCTGGATGAATTCTGGCCCGTCAGAGAGTCGGCCCTACCATGGCATGCACGGAGGTGGTCCTGGTGGGCCCGGAGGTGGCCCCCACAGCTTCCCACACCCGTTACCCAGCCTGACAGGTGGGCACGGTGGACATCCCATGCAGCACAACCCCAATGGACCCCCACCCCCTTGGATGCAGCCGCCGCCACCACCAATGAACCAGGGCCCCCACCCACCTGGGCACCATGGCCCTCCTCCAATGG TACCTGGGAAGTACGCCTGTGGGCTCTGGGGTCTATCGCCTGCATCAAGGAAAAG GCATGATGCCGCCGCCGCCTATGGGCATgatgccgccgccgccgccgccgcccagtGGGCAGCCGCCCCCGCCCTCTGGCCCTCTGCCCccgtggcagcagcagcagcagcagcctccgCCGCCCCCTCCACCCAGCAGCAGTATGGCTTCCAGTACCCCCTTGCCATGGCAGCAAA GATCCCTCCCCGCGGCGGCGATGGCCCGAGCCATGAGAGTGAGGACTTTCCGCGCCCATTGGTGACCCTTCCAGGCAGACAGCCTCAGCAGCGCCCCTGGTGGACAGGATGGTTCGGCAAAGCAGCCTGA
- the SF1 gene encoding splicing factor 1 isoform X7 has translation MATGANATPLDFPSKKRKRSRWNQDTMEQKTVIPGMPTVIPPGLTREQERAYIVQLQIEDLTRKLRTGDLGIPPNPEDRSPSPEPIYNSEGKRLNTREFRTRKKLEEERHNLITEMVALNPDFKPPADYKPPATRVSDKVMIPQDEYPEINFVGLLIGPRGNTLKNIEKECNAKIMIRGKGSVKEGKVGRKDGQMLPGEDEPLHALVTANTMENVKKAVEQIRNILKQGIETPEDQNDLRKMQLRELARLNGTLREDDNRILRPWQSSETRSITNTTVCTKCGGAGHIASDCKFQRPGDPQSAQDKARMDKEYLSLMAELGEAPVPASVGSTSGPATTPLASAPRPAAPANNPPPPSLMSTTQSRPPWMNSGPSESRPYHGMHGGGPGGPGGGPHSFPHPLPSLTGGHGGHPMQHNPNGPPPPWMQPPPPPMNQGPHPPGHHGPPPMDQYLGSTPVGSGVYRLHQGKGMMPPPPMGMMPPPPPPPSGQPPPPSGPLPPWQQQQQQPPPPPPPSSSMASSTPLPWQQNTTTTTTSAGTGSIPPWQQQQAAAAASPGAPQMQGNPTMVPLPPGVQPPLPPGAPPPPPPPPPGSGMMIPPRGGDGPSHESEDFPRPLVTLPGRQPQQRPWWTGWFGKAA, from the exons ATGGCGACCGGAGCTAACGCCACGCCGCTGG ATTTCCCCAGCAAGAAGCGGAAGAGGAGCCGCTGGAACCAAGACACAATGGAACAGAAGACTGTGATTCCGGGAATGCCTACAGTTATCCCCCCTGGACTTACTCGGGAACAAGAAAGAGCTTATATAG TGCAACTGCAGATAGAAGACCTGACTCGTAAACTGCGCACAGGAGACCTGGGCATCCCCCCTAACCCTGAGGACAG GTCCCCTTCCCCTGAGCCCATCTACAATAGCGAGGGGAAGCGGCTGAACACTCGCGAGTTCCGTACGCGCAAAAAGCTTGAAGAGGAGCGGCATAACCTCATCACGGAAATGGTTGCCCTCAACCCTGATTTCAAGCCACCTGCAGATTACAA acctCCAGCGACGCGTGTGAGCGATAAAGTAATGATTCCACAAGATGAGTATCCAGAAATCAACTTTGTGGGGCTGCTAATTGGGCCCAG AGGGAACACCTTGAAGAACATAGAGAAGGAGTGCAATGCCAAAATCATGATCCGGGGGAAAGGCTCTGTGAAAGAAGGGAAAGTCGGGCGCAAAGATGGCCAGATGCTTCCAGGAGAAGATGAGCCCCTTCATGCCCTGGTTACTGCCAATACCATGGAGAATGTGAAGAAAGCAGTGGAACAG ATAAGAAACATTCTGAAGCAGGGTATTGAGACCCCTGAGGACCAGAATGATCTACGGAAGATGCAGCTTCGAGAGTTGGCTCGCTTGAATGGGACCCTTCGGGAAGATGATAACAG GATCTTAAGACCCTGGCAGAGCTCGGAGACCCGCAGCATTACCAATACAACAGTGTGTACCAAGTGTGGAGGGGCTGGCCACATTGCTTCCGATTGCAAATTCCAAAG GCCTGGTGACCCCCAGTCAGCTCAGGATAAAGCACGGATGGATAAAGAATACTTGTCCCTCATGGCTGAACTGGGGGAGGCACCTGTGCCCGCATCTGTGGGCTCCACCTCTGGGCCTGCCACCACACCCCTGGCCAGTGCGCCTAGGCCTGCTGCTCCCGCCAACAACCCACCTCCACCG TCTCTTATGTCCACTACCCAGAGCCGCCCGCCCTGGATGAATTCTGGCCCGTCAGAGAGTCGGCCCTACCATGGCATGCACGGAGGTGGTCCTGGTGGGCCCGGAGGTGGCCCCCACAGCTTCCCACACCCGTTACCCAGCCTGACAGGTGGGCACGGTGGACATCCCATGCAGCACAACCCCAATGGACCCCCACCCCCTTGGATGCAGCCGCCGCCACCACCAATGAACCAGGGCCCCCACCCACCTGGGCACCATGGCCCTCCTCCAATGG ATCAGTACCTGGGAAGTACGCCTGTGGGCTCTGGGGTCTATCGCCTGCATCAAGGAAAAG GCATGATGCCGCCGCCGCCTATGGGCATgatgccgccgccgccgccgccgcccagtGGGCAGCCGCCCCCGCCCTCTGGCCCTCTGCCCccgtggcagcagcagcagcagcagcctccgCCGCCCCCTCCACCCAGCAGCAGTATGGCTTCCAGTACCCCCTTGCCATGGCAGCAAA ATACGACGACTACCACCACGAGCGCTGGCACAGGGTCCATCCCGCCATGGCAACAGCAGCAGGCGGCTGCCGCAGCTTCTCCAGGAGCCCCTCAGATGCAAGGCAACCCCACTATggtgcccctgcccccaggggtCCAGCCGCCTCtgccgcccggggcccctccccctccgccgcctccgccgcctggTTCCGGCATGAT GATCCCTCCCCGCGGCGGCGATGGCCCGAGCCATGAGAGTGAGGACTTTCCGCGCCCATTGGTGACCCTTCCAGGCAGACAGCCTCAGCAGCGCCCCTGGTGGACAGGATGGTTCGGCAAAGCAGCCTGA
- the SF1 gene encoding splicing factor 1 isoform X12, with protein MATGANATPLDFPSKKRKRSRWNQDTMEQKTVIPGMPTVIPPGLTREQERAYIVQLQIEDLTRKLRTGDLGIPPNPEDRSPSPEPIYNSEGKRLNTREFRTRKKLEEERHNLITEMVALNPDFKPPADYKPPATRVSDKVMIPQDEYPEINFVGLLIGPRGNTLKNIEKECNAKIMIRGKGSVKEGKVGRKDGQMLPGEDEPLHALVTANTMENVKKAVEQIRNILKQGIETPEDQNDLRKMQLRELARLNGTLREDDNRILRPWQSSETRSITNTTVCTKCGGAGHIASDCKFQRPGDPQSAQDKARMDKEYLSLMAELGEAPVPASVGSTSGPATTPLASAPRPAAPANNPPPPSLMSTTQSRPPWMNSGPSESRPYHGMHGGGPGGPGGGPHSFPHPLPSLTGGHGGHPMQHNPNGPPPPWMQPPPPPMNQGPHPPGHHGPPPMDQYLGSTPVGSGVYRLHQGKGMMPPPPMGMMPPPPPPPSGQPPPPSGPLPPWQQQQQQPPPPPPPSSSMASSTPLPWQQRSLPAAAMARAMRVRTFRAHW; from the exons ATGGCGACCGGAGCTAACGCCACGCCGCTGG ATTTCCCCAGCAAGAAGCGGAAGAGGAGCCGCTGGAACCAAGACACAATGGAACAGAAGACTGTGATTCCGGGAATGCCTACAGTTATCCCCCCTGGACTTACTCGGGAACAAGAAAGAGCTTATATAG TGCAACTGCAGATAGAAGACCTGACTCGTAAACTGCGCACAGGAGACCTGGGCATCCCCCCTAACCCTGAGGACAG GTCCCCTTCCCCTGAGCCCATCTACAATAGCGAGGGGAAGCGGCTGAACACTCGCGAGTTCCGTACGCGCAAAAAGCTTGAAGAGGAGCGGCATAACCTCATCACGGAAATGGTTGCCCTCAACCCTGATTTCAAGCCACCTGCAGATTACAA acctCCAGCGACGCGTGTGAGCGATAAAGTAATGATTCCACAAGATGAGTATCCAGAAATCAACTTTGTGGGGCTGCTAATTGGGCCCAG AGGGAACACCTTGAAGAACATAGAGAAGGAGTGCAATGCCAAAATCATGATCCGGGGGAAAGGCTCTGTGAAAGAAGGGAAAGTCGGGCGCAAAGATGGCCAGATGCTTCCAGGAGAAGATGAGCCCCTTCATGCCCTGGTTACTGCCAATACCATGGAGAATGTGAAGAAAGCAGTGGAACAG ATAAGAAACATTCTGAAGCAGGGTATTGAGACCCCTGAGGACCAGAATGATCTACGGAAGATGCAGCTTCGAGAGTTGGCTCGCTTGAATGGGACCCTTCGGGAAGATGATAACAG GATCTTAAGACCCTGGCAGAGCTCGGAGACCCGCAGCATTACCAATACAACAGTGTGTACCAAGTGTGGAGGGGCTGGCCACATTGCTTCCGATTGCAAATTCCAAAG GCCTGGTGACCCCCAGTCAGCTCAGGATAAAGCACGGATGGATAAAGAATACTTGTCCCTCATGGCTGAACTGGGGGAGGCACCTGTGCCCGCATCTGTGGGCTCCACCTCTGGGCCTGCCACCACACCCCTGGCCAGTGCGCCTAGGCCTGCTGCTCCCGCCAACAACCCACCTCCACCG TCTCTTATGTCCACTACCCAGAGCCGCCCGCCCTGGATGAATTCTGGCCCGTCAGAGAGTCGGCCCTACCATGGCATGCACGGAGGTGGTCCTGGTGGGCCCGGAGGTGGCCCCCACAGCTTCCCACACCCGTTACCCAGCCTGACAGGTGGGCACGGTGGACATCCCATGCAGCACAACCCCAATGGACCCCCACCCCCTTGGATGCAGCCGCCGCCACCACCAATGAACCAGGGCCCCCACCCACCTGGGCACCATGGCCCTCCTCCAATGG ATCAGTACCTGGGAAGTACGCCTGTGGGCTCTGGGGTCTATCGCCTGCATCAAGGAAAAG GCATGATGCCGCCGCCGCCTATGGGCATgatgccgccgccgccgccgccgcccagtGGGCAGCCGCCCCCGCCCTCTGGCCCTCTGCCCccgtggcagcagcagcagcagcagcctccgCCGCCCCCTCCACCCAGCAGCAGTATGGCTTCCAGTACCCCCTTGCCATGGCAGCAAA GATCCCTCCCCGCGGCGGCGATGGCCCGAGCCATGAGAGTGAGGACTTTCCGCGCCCATTGGTGA